A region of Cryptococcus decagattii chromosome 3, complete sequence DNA encodes the following proteins:
- a CDS encoding histidinol-phosphate transaminase, with translation MPILGLKASGPSAPAHFNLEALIRPNILALQPYRCARDDYSAGILLDANENAIGPSLPSLTLDQSDKATAIASQTLSLLSDEEIASLNRYPSPTHDELKREIAKLRGVPDENWVFLGVGSDEVIDMLYRVLCVPGKDRVITCPPTYGMYKVTANVNDIGVLEVPLITENGSFQLDESALDEAFKANPDIKLLFICSPGNPTGTLIPLDVIKRILNNPLFKGVVVVDEAYVDFSPEGSSAASLVNEYANVCVSQTLSKSFGLAAIRLGYLLAPPPLVQILTNTKAPYNVSLPTASIALKAVSTGGIAAMSRSVATLNENRQTLMEDLSIIKGVGKLLGGNQANFVLCQIVDEEGRPSNKRAMMIYKTMAEHKGVVVRFRGTERGCEGCLRITVGTKEECKQAVKHIAALLQ, from the exons ATGCCTATCCTTGGTCTCAAAGCCTCGGGTCCATCTGCTCCCGCCCATTTCAACTTGGAGGCCCTCATTCGGCCCAATATTCTTGCTTTACAGCCCTATCGCTGTGCTCGAGACGACTACTCTGCCGGTATTCTTTTAGACGCCAATGAGAATGCCATTGGACCGAgccttccatctctcacCCTCGACCAAAGCGATAAGGCAACTGCCATTGCCTCGCAAACTCTCTCCTTGCTCTCAGACGAAGAAATTGCCAGTCTCAATCGATATCCATCTCCCACCCACGATGAACTCAAACGAGAGATTGCAAAACTCAGAGGCGTCCCGGATGAAAATTGGGTGTTCCTTGGCGTGGGAAGCGACGAGGTGATTGATATGCTCTACAGGGTCCTCTGTGTCCCTGGTAAAGATAGGGTCATTACATGCCCTCCTACTTACGGCATGTACAAAGTTACAGCTAATGTGAACGATATTGGGGTGCTGGAAGTGCCTCTCATTACGGAAAATGGATCATTTCAGCTTGATGAATCTGCG CTGGATGAAGCTTTCAAGGCGAATCCAGACATAAAGCTGCTCTTTATTTGCTCTCCGGGCAATCCCACTGGCACTCTCATTCCACTTGATGTAATCAAGCGTATCCTTAATAATCCCTTATTCAAAGGTGTTGTCGTCGTTGACGAGGCCTACGTGGATTTCTCGCCTGAAGGATCCAGTGCTGCTAGCCTAGTCAATGAGTACGCCAATGTTTGTGTGTCACAAACCTTAAGCAAGAGTTTCGGTCTTGCTGCTATCCG TCTGGGCTATCTCCTGGCTCCGCCTCCTTTAGTCCAAATTCTCACCAACACCAAAGCCCCGTACAACGTCTCGCTTCCCACGGCATCTATCGCCCTCAAGGCCGTCTCCACTGGCGGCATTGCAGCTATGAGCCGCTCAGTAGCGACCCTCAACGAGAACCGTCAGACACTTATGGAGGATCTTTCCATTATCAAAGGCGTCGGCAAATTATTGGGTGGTAACCAAGCTAACTTTGTACTTTGTCAAATTGTGGACGAAGAAGGCCGACCTTCCAACAAAAGAGCCATGATGATCTACAAAACTATGGCTGAACATAAGGGTGTGGTGGTGAGGTTCCGGGGTACCGAAAGAGGATGTGAGGGATGCCTGAGAATAACAGTCGGCACGAAAGAAGAGTGCAAGCAAGCCGTTAAACACATTGCCGCTTTATTACAATAG
- a CDS encoding small nuclear ribonucleoprotein Sm D2, with the protein MPKSPNFPQLSLSSTSEVKQPGNYDHACIHLKQSRHSPVHPEGPRHFRSASTAHRETMSQYAHVPKSELDEAQIRELEEYEISQGPLSVLQQSVRNSSQVLISLRNNKKLLARVKAFDRHCNMVLENVKEMWTETPKGKGKKPVNKDRFISKMFLRGDSVILVLRNAA; encoded by the exons ATGCCTAAATCGCCGAATTTTCCGCAACTAAGTCTGTCGTCCACCTCTGAAGTCAAGCAACCGGGCAACTATGACCATGCATGCATCCATCTCAAGCAGTCGCGGCATTCGCCAGTTCATCCCGAAGGTCCCCGTCACTTCCGCTCAGCTTCCACTGCCCATCGTGAAACTATGAG TCAATACGCCCACGTCCCTAAATCCGAGCTTGACGAAGCCCAAATACGAGAACTTGAAGAGTACGAAATCTCTCAAGGCCCGTTATCTGTCCTTCAACAATCCGTCCGCAACTCTTCTCAAGTCCTTATCTCATTGCGGAATAACAAGAAACTTCTGGCGAGAGTGAAGGCGTTCGATAGGCATTGCAACATGGTTTTGGAGAACGTAAAGGAA ATGTGGACGGAGACACCAAAGGGCAAAGGGAAAAAGCCTGTGAACAAGGACCGTTTCATCTC AAAAATGTTTCTTCGAGGCGATTCTGTAATCCTTG TCCTTCGCAATGCGGCATAG